In Spinacia oleracea cultivar Varoflay chromosome 5, BTI_SOV_V1, whole genome shotgun sequence, a single window of DNA contains:
- the LOC130461781 gene encoding uncharacterized protein translates to MTFTADDCLGVQYKHEDTLVISMYHTNHNVHRLLIDGGSSFNIIFKNLFEQLILEEAEESITKLSYPLIRFNGSATVPRGKITLLVTIGKGQAARNIREEFLVMDCGSVYNVIMGRTMIHKMQAIPSTYHQMMIYVSDAGFAERVKGDQEVARRTGHTAIAETGRWFRRR, encoded by the coding sequence ATGActttcactgctgatgattgcctCGGGGTCCAATACAAACACGAAGATACACTGGTAATCTCGATGTACCACACCAACCACAACGTTCATAGATTACTGATCGACGGAGGGAGTTCCTTCAACATCATCTTCAAGAATTTATTTGAACAACTGATCCTCGAGGAAGCCGAGGAATCCATAACAAAACTCAGTTACCCACTGATcagattcaacggatccgcaacggttccccgaggaaagatcacATTACTAGTCACAATCGGCAAAGGCCAAGCCGCGAGGAACATCCGAGAGGAATTCTTAGTGATGGATTGCGGCTCAGTGTACAATgtcatcatgggacgaaccatgatccacaaaATGCAAGCAATCCCATCTACATACCATCAgatgatgatatacgtctcggacgcaGGCTTCGCCGAGCGAGTAAAAGGAGATCAGGAGGTCGCAAGGAGAACTGGCCATACTGCTATCGCCGAGACTGGGAGATGGTTCCGAAGACGATGA
- the LOC130461782 gene encoding zinc finger BED domain-containing protein RICESLEEPER 2-like encodes MSSLEGLFINLSEEENSDHNREINDDQTNVEDIRNTEENQENGDDIALQFGKKRRRKISKVWEEFTIIEIGSEKKMKCKHCKSLFKFNESGTTTQYGRHLLICPKRRVSIPGQLELSMQTSTPRCDSFSTMKPWKYDHAKIRELLSHMVMVHELPFVFDEYDMFNLLMKQAAPDFQKGSGSIEISKRVSITTDIWRSGQKLEYMVVTCHFVHDWKLHKRVLNFVKVPPPHNGAAVSDSLYKCLEDWGLERKLASVTMDNASYNDVAVKRLKESLSYLGKLPYDGKFFHVRCCAHILNILVQDGLSDIESVIHDVRDSVKHISATPLRIQMFSETTKQMRLPCKN; translated from the exons ATGTCGTCCCTCGAAG gatTATTTATAAATCTTTCAGAAGAAGAAAATAGCGACCACAACAGGGAAATTAATGATGATCAAACTAATGTCGAGGACATACGAAACACAGAAGAAAATCAGGAGAATGGTGATGATATAGCTCTTCAATttggaaagaaaagaagaaggaagataTCTAAGGTATGGGAAGAATTTACCATCATAGAAATTGGCAGTGAGAAGAAAATGAAATGCAAGCATTGTAAGTCACTTTTTAAGTTCAATGAAAGTGGTACCACTACACAATATGGGAGACACTTACTGATTTGTCCTAAACGTAGAGTGTCTATTCCAGGACAACTAGAACTTAGTATGCAAACATCCACTCCTAGATGTGATTCTTTTAGTACTATGAAGCCTTGGAAGTATGACCATGCTAAGATAAGAGAGCTTTTATCTCATATGGTAATGGTTCATGAATTGCCCTTTGTGTTTGATGAATATGACATGTTTAACCTGTTAATGAAACAAGCTGCCCCTGATTTTCAAAAG GGTTCAGGGTCTATTGAAATATCCAAAAGAGTTTCTATTACAACTGATATTTGGAGGTCTGGTCAAAAGCTTGAGTACATGGTTGTTACATGCCATTTTGTGCATGATTGGAAATTGCATAAAAGAGTTTTGAACTTTGTTAAAGTGCCTCCCCCTCATAATGGAGCTGCTGTTTCAGACTCCCTTTATAAATGTTTAGAGGATTGGGGTCTAGAGAGAAAATTAGCTAGTGTTACCATGGATAATGCTTCCTATAATGATGTTGCTGTAAAAAGGTTGAAAGAGAGTCTTTCTTATTTGGGGAAGTTACCTTATGATGGTAAATTCTTTCATGTCCGTTGTTGTGCACACATTCTTAATATACTAGTCCAAGATGGGTTGTCTGACATTGAGAGTGTGATTCATGACGTGAGAGACTCTGTGAAACATATTTCAGCCACTCCTCTTAGAATCCAAATGTTTAGTGAGACAACTAAACAGATGCGTCTTCCATGCAAAAATTAG